In the Colletotrichum lupini chromosome 1, complete sequence genome, one interval contains:
- a CDS encoding flavoprotein oxygenase, with protein MFYQPGVDDHGLPYDPFKACVVPRAIGWISSVSPEGEHNLAPYSQFTNVSFDPPMVMFSANQTYAEDRKDTVNNIERTGSFCWQLATYPLRESVNISAEAIGPNEDEFERAGLKKTWSKSLKTSVPMVADSPVRFECEYMQTVRLPGKPPMGTVDVIFGKVVGVHIDDSVLTDGRIDVSKTNPIARLGYFEYGIINDRFEMIVPGDKRMLIGLEGNASNHTKDNLKGASGADAST; from the exons ATGTTTTACCAGCCCGGTGTTGATGATCACGGTTTACCATATGATCCATTTAAA GCATGCGTAGTACCTCGTGCGATTGGATGGATCTCATCCGTCTCACCCGAAGGCGAGCACAACCTAGCCCCCTACAGCCAGTTCACAAACGTCAGCTTTGACCCGCCCATGGTCATGTTCAGCGCGAACCAAACATACGCTGAAGACCGAAAAGATACCGTCAATAACATTGAGCGTACCGGAAGCTTCTGCTGGCAGCTCGCAACGTACCCCCTCCGGGAGAGCGTCAACATCTCGGCGGAAGCCATCGGCCCCAACGAGGACGAGTTTGAGAGAGCTGGCCTAAAGAAGACTTGGTCAAAGAGTCTGAAAACGTCCGTACCCATGGTAGCCGATTCGCCTGTCCGCTTCGAGTGCGAGTATATGCAGACAGTGCGCCTTCCCGGGAAACCGCCAATGGGAACTGTCGATGTTATTTTCGGCAAAGTTGTCGGCGTTCATATTGATGACAGCGTCTTGACGGATGGGAGGATTGATGTCTCCAAGACGAATCCAATTGCCCGACTAGGGTACTTCGAGTACGGTATCATAAACGATCGCTTCGAGATGATTGTACCTGGAGATAAGCGTATGCTCATTGGG